From the Salmo trutta chromosome 30, fSalTru1.1, whole genome shotgun sequence genome, one window contains:
- the LOC115168327 gene encoding vesicle-associated membrane protein-associated protein B isoform X2, translated as MARQEQVLQLEPPHELKFRGPFTDVVTATLKLGNPTDRNVCFKVKTTAPRRYCVRPNSGIIDAGTSINVSVMLQPFDYDPNEKSKHKFMVQSMLAPYDMTDMEGVWKEAKPEELMDSKLRCAFELPLENDKTSELSSLPKSASSSLDDGEVKKIMEECKRLQMEVQRLREENKQIREEDGLRKRKVMSMASSPHSSSSQAMIREEGLSTRVLALCVLFFVIGVIIGKLAL; from the exons ATGGCCAGACAAGAGCAAGTCCTCCAGCTTGAGCCACCACACGAACTGAAATTTAGAG GTCCATTTACAGATGTCGTCACGGCCACCCTGAAGCTAGGCAACCCAACagatagaaatgtgtgttttaaAGTGAAGACGACAGCGCCTCGTCGATACTGTGTCCGTCCAAACAGTGGCATCATTGACGCAGGCACTTCCATCAATGTATCTG TTATGCTACAGCCTTTCGACTATGATCCCAATGAAAAGAGCAAACACAAATTCATGGTGCAGTCCATGCTTGCTCCATATGACATGACTGACATGGAAGGGGTG TGGAAAGAGGCAAAGCCAGAGGAGCTGATGGATTCCAAGTTGAGATGTGCATTTGAGCTGCCGCTAGAGAATGACAAAACT TCAGAGCTCTCCTCACTCCCTAAGTCTGCCAGCTCCTCCCTGGATGACGGCGAGGTGAAGAAGATCATGGAGGAGTGCAAGAGGCTGCAGATGGAGGTCCAGAGGCTACGGGAAGAGAACAAACAGATCAGG GAGGAGGATGGTCTGCGGAAGAGGAAGGTCATGTCCATGGCGTCCTCCCCCCACTCATCTTCCTCACAGGCCATGATAAGGGAGGAGGGCCTGAGTACCCGCGTGCTGGCGCTCTGCGTGCTGTTCTTCGTCATCGGTGTCATCATCGGGAAATTGGCCCTGTAG
- the LOC115168328 gene encoding charged multivesicular body protein 4b gives MSVFGKLFGGGGKGGKGPSAQEAIQKLRETEEMLTKKQEFLEKKIDQELITAKKNGTKNKRAALQALKRKKRYEKQLTQIDGTLSTIEFQREALENANTNTEVLKNMGFAAKAMKAAHENMDIDKVDDLMQDITEQQELAQEISDAISKPVGFGEEFDEDELLAELDELEQEELDKNLLEIGGTENVPLPNVPSTSLPSRPAKKEDEDEDAMEDLQRWAMEAN, from the exons ATGTCCGTGTTTGGGAAGCTGTTCGGCGGTGGGGGCAAAGGAGGTAAAGGGCCGAGTGCACAAGAGGCGATTCAGAAGCTCCGAGAGACCGAGGAAATGTTAACGAAGAAACAGGAATTTCTAGAGAAAAAGATTGACCAGGAACTCATTACTGCGAAGAAAAACGGAACTAAAAACAAGCGAG CGGCCCTGCAGGCCTTGAAAAGGAAGAAGCGGTATGAGAAGCAGCTTACCCAGATTGATGGCACATTGTCCACCATCGAGTTCCAGAGAGAGGCGCTGGAAAATGCCAACACCAACACTGAAGTGCTCAAGAACATGGGCTTTGCTGCCAAGGCAATGAAGGCTGCCCATGAAAACAT GGACATAGACAAAGTCGATGACTTGATGCAAGACATCACTGAGCAGCAGGAGCTAGCACAAGAGATCTCAGATGCCATCTCGAAACCTGTAGGCTTTGGAGAAGAGTTTGATGAG GATGAACTCCTAGCAGAGTTGGATGAGCTGGAACAAGAGGAATTGGACAAAAACTTGCTGGAGATTGGCGGGACAGAAAATGTCCCTCTACCCAATGTGCCTTCTACTTCATTACCCTCAAGACCTG ccAAGAAGGAGGATGAAGATGAGGATGCCATGGAGGACTTACAGCGCTGGGCGATGGAGGCTAACTAG
- the LOC115168327 gene encoding vesicle-associated membrane protein-associated protein B isoform X3 — MARQEQVLQLEPPHELKFRGPFTDVVTATLKLGNPTDRNVCFKVKTTAPRRYCVRPNSGIIDAGTSINVSVMLQPFDYDPNEKSKHKFMVQSMLAPYDMTDMEGVWKEAKPEELMDSKLRCAFELPLENDKTSASSSLDDGEVKKIMEECKRLQMEVQRLREENKQIREEDGLRKRKVMSMASSPHSSSSQAMIREEGLSTRVLALCVLFFVIGVIIGKLAL, encoded by the exons ATGGCCAGACAAGAGCAAGTCCTCCAGCTTGAGCCACCACACGAACTGAAATTTAGAG GTCCATTTACAGATGTCGTCACGGCCACCCTGAAGCTAGGCAACCCAACagatagaaatgtgtgttttaaAGTGAAGACGACAGCGCCTCGTCGATACTGTGTCCGTCCAAACAGTGGCATCATTGACGCAGGCACTTCCATCAATGTATCTG TTATGCTACAGCCTTTCGACTATGATCCCAATGAAAAGAGCAAACACAAATTCATGGTGCAGTCCATGCTTGCTCCATATGACATGACTGACATGGAAGGGGTG TGGAAAGAGGCAAAGCCAGAGGAGCTGATGGATTCCAAGTTGAGATGTGCATTTGAGCTGCCGCTAGAGAATGACAAAACT TCTGCCAGCTCCTCCCTGGATGACGGCGAGGTGAAGAAGATCATGGAGGAGTGCAAGAGGCTGCAGATGGAGGTCCAGAGGCTACGGGAAGAGAACAAACAGATCAGG GAGGAGGATGGTCTGCGGAAGAGGAAGGTCATGTCCATGGCGTCCTCCCCCCACTCATCTTCCTCACAGGCCATGATAAGGGAGGAGGGCCTGAGTACCCGCGTGCTGGCGCTCTGCGTGCTGTTCTTCGTCATCGGTGTCATCATCGGGAAATTGGCCCTGTAG
- the LOC115168327 gene encoding vesicle-associated membrane protein-associated protein B isoform X1, which translates to MARQEQVLQLEPPHELKFRGPFTDVVTATLKLGNPTDRNVCFKVKTTAPRRYCVRPNSGIIDAGTSINVSVMLQPFDYDPNEKSKHKFMVQSMLAPYDMTDMEGVWKEAKPEELMDSKLRCAFELPLENDKTHDSESNKNVSSTPIKSELSSLPKSASSSLDDGEVKKIMEECKRLQMEVQRLREENKQIREEDGLRKRKVMSMASSPHSSSSQAMIREEGLSTRVLALCVLFFVIGVIIGKLAL; encoded by the exons ATGGCCAGACAAGAGCAAGTCCTCCAGCTTGAGCCACCACACGAACTGAAATTTAGAG GTCCATTTACAGATGTCGTCACGGCCACCCTGAAGCTAGGCAACCCAACagatagaaatgtgtgttttaaAGTGAAGACGACAGCGCCTCGTCGATACTGTGTCCGTCCAAACAGTGGCATCATTGACGCAGGCACTTCCATCAATGTATCTG TTATGCTACAGCCTTTCGACTATGATCCCAATGAAAAGAGCAAACACAAATTCATGGTGCAGTCCATGCTTGCTCCATATGACATGACTGACATGGAAGGGGTG TGGAAAGAGGCAAAGCCAGAGGAGCTGATGGATTCCAAGTTGAGATGTGCATTTGAGCTGCCGCTAGAGAATGACAAAACT CATGACAGTGAAAGCAACAAAAATGTGTCCTCTACCCCCATAAAGTCAGAGCTCTCCTCACTCCCTAAGTCTGCCAGCTCCTCCCTGGATGACGGCGAGGTGAAGAAGATCATGGAGGAGTGCAAGAGGCTGCAGATGGAGGTCCAGAGGCTACGGGAAGAGAACAAACAGATCAGG GAGGAGGATGGTCTGCGGAAGAGGAAGGTCATGTCCATGGCGTCCTCCCCCCACTCATCTTCCTCACAGGCCATGATAAGGGAGGAGGGCCTGAGTACCCGCGTGCTGGCGCTCTGCGTGCTGTTCTTCGTCATCGGTGTCATCATCGGGAAATTGGCCCTGTAG